A portion of the Candidatus Neomarinimicrobiota bacterium genome contains these proteins:
- the xseB gene encoding exodeoxyribonuclease VII small subunit, with protein MTEKKESFEASLAKLEAILKRLETEDVPLEEMLTLYEEGVSLSQTCRKVLEDARKKLQVISEQMSEEKEKNLE; from the coding sequence ATGACGGAAAAGAAAGAAAGTTTTGAAGCATCCCTGGCTAAACTGGAAGCGATTCTGAAGCGGCTTGAAACGGAGGATGTCCCTCTGGAAGAGATGCTTACGCTCTACGAGGAAGGGGTATCCCTGAGTCAAACTTGCCGGAAAGTCCTGGAGGATGCCCGGAAAAAACTGCAGGTGATATCGGAACAAATGAGCGAAGAAAAGGAAAAAAACCTTGAATAA
- the sppA gene encoding signal peptide peptidase SppA: MKRSDWIITALLFIAAVLMFNTFVRHDRTRVSLTRGNLIGIVKIQGAILNAEPILEDLEEISSIRDLKALILHINSPGGGTAPSQELYYAVKRIKEEYGYPVISVLSSLGASGGYYVALATDSIYALPGTLTGSIGVIMDFPQWTEVMDKIGVDMHVVKSGEYKDTGSPYRDFTTEDRRYYQELVNDVYDQFISAVADARSMDKETVKKLSDGKVYTGRQALELGLIDHLGTVEDGIEDLTRQLNLKDKPSIIRPKKEKITFYDVVFGDISRWIGSLVPSPSPQMIYK; the protein is encoded by the coding sequence ATGAAACGAAGTGACTGGATTATTACAGCGCTGCTCTTTATTGCTGCGGTATTGATGTTCAATACCTTTGTCCGTCACGACAGGACGAGAGTTTCCCTCACACGGGGCAACCTGATTGGTATTGTTAAGATTCAGGGAGCCATCCTGAACGCAGAACCAATCCTTGAAGATTTGGAGGAAATCAGCTCCATCCGTGATCTGAAAGCCCTTATTCTCCATATTAACAGTCCCGGCGGCGGAACGGCTCCATCCCAGGAACTCTACTATGCCGTAAAACGCATTAAAGAAGAATACGGTTACCCCGTTATCTCCGTCCTTAGTTCTTTGGGTGCCAGCGGCGGGTATTATGTTGCCCTGGCGACGGATTCCATTTATGCTTTGCCGGGAACCCTGACCGGAAGTATCGGGGTAATCATGGATTTTCCCCAGTGGACGGAGGTTATGGATAAAATCGGTGTGGATATGCATGTGGTGAAAAGCGGTGAATACAAGGATACCGGTTCACCCTACCGGGATTTTACAACAGAGGACAGGCGTTATTATCAGGAACTGGTGAATGATGTGTATGACCAGTTTATATCTGCTGTTGCCGATGCGAGGTCTATGGACAAGGAAACAGTGAAAAAACTTTCCGACGGCAAGGTTTATACCGGCCGCCAGGCTTTGGAACTTGGACTTATAGACCATCTGGGCACCGTGGAGGATGGAATTGAAGATCTGACCCGGCAGTTAAACCTGAAAGATAAGCCGTCCATTATTCGCCCAAAAAAGGAAAAGATTACATTTTACGATGTGGTCTTTGGTGATATAAGCCGGTGGATCGGTTCCTTGGTACCGTCCCCGTCACCTCAGATGATATATAAATAA
- a CDS encoding integration host factor subunit beta, protein MTKADIVDIISMATGLTKVETEAVINGFLSTVSDALMEGKRVDFRGFGSFSVKKRASKIGQNPGTGEAVPVPERYVPVFKPSKMLKEAVDKNMKHSR, encoded by the coding sequence ATGACGAAAGCGGATATTGTCGATATCATTTCTATGGCGACCGGCCTGACAAAAGTCGAAACGGAAGCTGTCATCAACGGATTTCTGTCCACCGTTTCCGATGCCCTGATGGAAGGAAAACGAGTGGATTTCAGAGGATTTGGAAGTTTCAGTGTGAAAAAACGGGCATCCAAAATCGGGCAAAATCCCGGAACCGGAGAAGCGGTTCCGGTGCCTGAGCGCTATGTGCCTGTCTTTAAACCCTCAAAAATGCTGAAAGAAGCAGTCGACAAAAACATGAAACATTCAAGATAA
- a CDS encoding LysM peptidoglycan-binding domain-containing protein, whose protein sequence is MKTFSKLILSICVPVFVFAHAYATHEVLDDPIEKPVVAVESVDSVYTDTTVLAETFYEADRFEALFNEAKIHFANALIAEHFADTFEVQLQLKLTFEALSDIEVFNNLDPIQYEEMTHFTERLIHDFHDFAPEAVSLHDQFSVSDLRESMEYLAEDMNIENFKVIDDRDGHIPIISNSRVESLIRFFQNQGRESFQAWLNRMGEYEILFKQILKQYDLPEELIYLSMIESGFKTNAYSYARAMGLWQFMYSTGKLYGLKRDYWVDERRDPVKATDAAARHLKDLYNEFGDWYLVMAAYNAGSGRIHRAIQRDRTRDFWKMYSLPKQTRNYVPTFLAAAIISRDPQAYGFTVPQTQPNYWTYDTLSIDKSVELESIARVAGIKYQELKELNPDLRRHSTPNYSYTIRLPKGKRETVSNALESFNTVHTVQYSTHVVRRGDTLTRISRLYNVPIRDIMTANRLRNNQPIIIGQRLTIPNPGYSETVASSQSLPDYSSNNEKIIYTVRKNDTLGHIAERYGTRASNIRHWNGLRYGQYIYPGQKLVLWIPRSNIARAGSDIYTVQRGDSLHRISRKTGVSVNRLKQLNPGINPSRIYPGDKIKLR, encoded by the coding sequence ATGAAGACGTTTTCGAAATTGATCCTGAGTATATGTGTCCCGGTTTTTGTTTTTGCCCACGCGTATGCTACCCATGAAGTCCTGGACGATCCTATTGAAAAACCTGTTGTAGCAGTGGAATCTGTTGATTCAGTTTATACCGATACTACGGTTCTGGCTGAAACGTTCTATGAAGCAGACCGTTTTGAAGCCCTCTTTAATGAGGCGAAAATTCATTTCGCAAACGCCCTGATTGCCGAGCATTTTGCCGATACCTTTGAAGTTCAGCTTCAACTTAAACTTACCTTTGAAGCTCTGTCCGATATCGAAGTCTTCAATAACCTTGATCCCATCCAATATGAGGAAATGACCCATTTCACGGAACGATTGATTCATGATTTTCATGATTTTGCACCGGAAGCGGTCTCTCTTCACGACCAGTTTTCCGTAAGTGACCTCAGGGAATCCATGGAATATCTGGCTGAAGATATGAACATTGAAAATTTCAAGGTCATTGACGACCGGGACGGGCACATTCCCATCATTTCCAATTCCCGGGTGGAAAGCCTGATTCGTTTTTTCCAGAATCAGGGCCGGGAAAGTTTTCAGGCCTGGTTGAACCGGATGGGTGAATATGAAATTCTTTTCAAACAGATTTTAAAGCAATATGACCTGCCGGAGGAACTCATTTACCTGAGCATGATTGAGAGCGGTTTTAAGACCAATGCTTATTCCTATGCCCGGGCCATGGGTTTGTGGCAGTTTATGTATTCCACGGGGAAGTTATATGGTTTGAAGAGGGATTACTGGGTGGATGAACGCCGGGATCCGGTTAAAGCCACCGATGCAGCTGCACGTCATTTGAAAGACCTGTACAATGAATTCGGAGATTGGTATCTGGTTATGGCAGCATACAATGCAGGATCGGGACGGATTCACCGGGCAATTCAGCGGGACCGGACCCGGGATTTCTGGAAAATGTACAGCCTGCCCAAACAAACCCGGAACTATGTCCCCACCTTTCTGGCTGCGGCCATCATTTCCCGGGATCCGCAGGCTTATGGGTTTACCGTCCCTCAAACCCAACCCAATTACTGGACCTATGACACCCTGTCCATTGATAAAAGCGTTGAACTGGAAAGTATAGCCCGCGTGGCAGGGATCAAATATCAGGAACTGAAAGAGTTAAATCCTGATCTTCGCCGTCATTCCACTCCCAACTACAGCTATACCATTCGTTTGCCGAAAGGAAAACGGGAAACGGTCAGCAATGCACTGGAATCTTTTAATACGGTCCACACGGTCCAGTATTCGACTCATGTTGTCCGTCGGGGTGATACATTGACCCGCATCAGCCGTTTGTATAATGTGCCGATCCGGGATATTATGACAGCCAACCGGCTCAGGAACAATCAGCCCATTATTATCGGACAACGCCTGACCATTCCAAATCCCGGGTACAGCGAAACAGTTGCTTCATCCCAGTCCCTGCCGGATTATTCTTCAAATAACGAAAAAATTATTTACACTGTACGTAAGAACGATACTCTGGGACACATTGCCGAACGCTATGGGACCCGTGCTTCCAATATCCGGCATTGGAACGGTCTTCGCTACGGGCAATATATCTATCCCGGACAAAAACTGGTCTTATGGATTCCCAGGAGTAACATTGCCCGGGCCGGTAGTGATATTTATACAGTGCAGCGAGGGGATTCCCTCCACCGGATTTCACGGAAGACAGGTGTTTCCGTAAACCGGTTAAAGCAATTAAACCCGGGGATTAACCCGTCCCGTATATATCCCGGAGATAAAATCAAACTGCGATGA
- the xseA gene encoding exodeoxyribonuclease VII large subunit: MDKIYTISDITQLIKVRLESMGFFTLEGEISEIKYHGSGHIYFTLKDEGAVLPCVMWRTYTRSLKFRPDVGNHVVVSGRLSVYPPHGRYQMSVDSMQPAGVGNLYEQFEALKKQLRKEGLFDEEHKKPIPLYPRNLAIISSETAAGLQDAERIFLQYAPHVNRWLVPARMQGNGTAESVIQALKKILLMQDVDLVLIIRGGGSMEDLWEFNQEMLARYIYNYPIPVISGIGHETDFTILDFVADYRASTPTNAAEIACRGWKEIILYLNQAEARLTGAAENVLRQAEDRLHYLSDRYTTRLPGTTINRYAEKIDGLTRRLRHETNRAFTEIRHRWQHLDTTLRLTHPKEVMKKGYAVIKGPDGKAYTSKNDARPGDRFTVVMHDGDFRGEVLNSE, translated from the coding sequence ATGGATAAAATTTATACCATATCAGACATAACCCAGCTTATCAAAGTCCGCCTGGAATCTATGGGGTTTTTTACCCTGGAAGGTGAAATATCCGAGATTAAATATCATGGAAGCGGTCATATCTATTTTACCCTGAAAGATGAAGGGGCTGTGCTTCCCTGTGTGATGTGGCGGACTTATACCCGTTCTCTGAAATTTCGTCCCGATGTGGGAAATCATGTAGTGGTTTCCGGCCGCCTGAGTGTTTATCCGCCCCATGGACGTTATCAAATGTCTGTGGACAGCATGCAGCCCGCCGGCGTGGGAAATTTGTATGAACAGTTTGAAGCCCTGAAAAAACAGTTGCGCAAAGAGGGCCTTTTTGATGAAGAACATAAAAAGCCAATCCCTCTGTACCCCCGGAATCTTGCCATTATTTCCAGCGAAACGGCGGCAGGCCTCCAGGATGCCGAACGGATATTTCTGCAGTATGCTCCTCATGTGAACCGGTGGCTGGTACCTGCCCGCATGCAGGGTAATGGAACGGCAGAATCTGTCATCCAGGCGTTGAAAAAGATTCTTCTCATGCAGGATGTGGATTTGGTGTTGATCATCCGGGGGGGAGGTTCCATGGAAGATCTGTGGGAATTCAACCAGGAAATGTTAGCACGCTATATCTATAATTATCCCATACCCGTCATTTCGGGTATCGGTCATGAAACGGATTTTACCATCCTGGATTTTGTGGCGGATTACCGGGCCAGCACACCAACGAATGCCGCTGAAATTGCCTGCAGGGGTTGGAAGGAAATTATTTTGTACCTGAATCAGGCTGAAGCACGCCTGACAGGCGCTGCCGAAAATGTCCTACGCCAGGCGGAAGATCGCCTTCATTATCTATCCGACCGCTATACCACACGCCTGCCCGGTACAACCATTAACCGGTATGCCGAAAAAATAGACGGATTGACACGCCGACTGAGACATGAAACCAACCGGGCTTTCACTGAAATCCGGCATCGTTGGCAACATCTGGATACAACCCTCCGACTCACCCATCCTAAAGAAGTCATGAAAAAAGGGTATGCTGTGATAAAAGGTCCTGATGGCAAAGCATATACATCTAAAAATGATGCCCGTCCCGGAGACCGTTTCACCGTGGTGATGCACGACGGTGATTTCCGGGGGGAAGTCCTTAATTCGGAGTGA